The Janthinobacterium tructae genome contains the following window.
CGACGCCGTAGGCTTCGAATTTTTTCGCCAGGTCGATCACTTCGTGGCCCGACATCTTGCTCCAGCCATCCGTTGCCACTTTGCCATCCTTGGCATCGAGGCCGACGATGATATGGCCCGGGAAGGCGCCGCAGGCGTCGTGCAGGAAGCCGGGGCTTTTCACGGCCGCCGTGCCAATGATGACGTAGGTGATGCCGGCGTCGAGATAGCGCTCGATGGTGTCGAGGTCACGGATACCGCCGCCCAGCTGCACGGGGATTTCCTCGATATCGTTTTCCAGTGCGAAATCCTGCACCGCCTTCAGGATGGCTTTGACGGCGCCTTCGTTCTTCGGCTTGCCGGCAAACGCGCCGTTCAGGTCGACCAGGTGCAGCCGGCGCGCGCCTTGCATCAGCCAATGGCGGGCCATCTCGGCCGGGTCTTCGGAAAATACGGTGGCAAGTTCCATATCGCCTTGTTTCAGGCGTACGCAGTGACCGTCTTTCAGGTCGATGGCGGGAATTAGCAGCATGGTCAGTGTGGTTTAAAGTGAGTGAAGAAGCGAAAAAAAGCTGAAAGGGTCACGTAGCTCACATCAAGGTTGCCAGTGAACAAAGTTCTTGTACAGCTGCAAGCCAGCGGCAGCACTTTTTTCAGGATGAAACTGTGTCGCGAAAATATTATCACGCGCGACGGCGCAAGCGAACGGCGCGCCATAGACAGTCTCGCCCACCGTGTGCGCCGCTTCTTGAGGTTGAGCAAAATAGCTGTGCACAAAGTAAAAATACGCGTTGTCGGCAATGCCATCCCACATCGCATGGGACGCCGTTTGCCGCACTTGGTTCCAGCCCATTTGCGGCACCTTGAAGCGCGAACCGTCTTC
Protein-coding sequences here:
- the hisA gene encoding 1-(5-phosphoribosyl)-5-[(5-phosphoribosylamino)methylideneamino]imidazole-4-carboxamide isomerase, which translates into the protein MLLIPAIDLKDGHCVRLKQGDMELATVFSEDPAEMARHWLMQGARRLHLVDLNGAFAGKPKNEGAVKAILKAVQDFALENDIEEIPVQLGGGIRDLDTIERYLDAGITYVIIGTAAVKSPGFLHDACGAFPGHIIVGLDAKDGKVATDGWSKMSGHEVIDLAKKFEAYGVESIIYTDIGRDGMMGGINIEATVKLAQAVKIPVIASGGLHNIGDVEALCAVQAEGIEGVICGRSIYEGTIDLAQAQERADELTDAAV